In Campylobacter showae, a single window of DNA contains:
- a CDS encoding ABC transporter substrate-binding protein — translation MNRRGFLGFGAAIGATAFAPSLFAKENFTMWGAPAIPSVIMAVASLQGELAKTHDVRLRIWNSTDQLRAGVANGEIKITMAPSNVGANMRNHGLNLAMLNLLSLGTIQAMVKDENIKTFEDFIGKKLIIPFKGDMPDLVLRALCKKRGIDISKIDITYTQTPPEAAGLFLQRDYDILIVPQPLPAATILRGKKMG, via the coding sequence ATGAATAGACGAGGTTTTTTAGGATTTGGCGCGGCGATTGGCGCTACAGCTTTTGCACCGAGCCTTTTTGCGAAGGAAAACTTTACGATGTGGGGCGCGCCGGCAATTCCTAGCGTAATAATGGCCGTAGCAAGCCTACAAGGCGAGCTAGCAAAGACTCATGACGTGAGGTTACGTATTTGGAATAGTACGGATCAACTCCGAGCAGGCGTAGCTAATGGAGAAATAAAAATTACTATGGCGCCATCAAACGTGGGAGCAAACATGCGAAATCACGGCTTAAATTTAGCTATGCTAAATTTGCTTAGCCTTGGTACGATACAAGCCATGGTAAAAGATGAGAATATAAAAACTTTTGAAGATTTTATCGGCAAAAAATTAATAATTCCTTTTAAGGGCGACATGCCTGATTTGGTTCTGCGAGCGCTTTGTAAAAAACGAGGAATAGATATTTCCAAAATAGACATTACGTATACGCAGACGCCGCCGGAAGCTGCAGGGCTATTTCTACAAAGAGATTATGATATTTTAATCGTTCCTCAACCTCTTCCGGCAGCAACCATACTGCGCGGGAAGAAAATGGGGTAG
- a CDS encoding TonB-dependent receptor domain-containing protein, producing MRLAISLAAAATALLANGANPDVIKPIKDFTPPPPYTPNIAQSALPENQFDRAPRDDYFFVTDLLDNSMDKFHVAGGFYGRTFYGSGLFKYRGANFYTILNANFSKANRYKDGGGREWNYGYARQGQSAVVGFVPSELSEFRFTLVHDNIDDDKQPHHTADSIKTQRYIGKFNARLGKEDLSNTLNFEIALRDVSRRNDNYHLRRVDPFSMVKVEVDRKIIDTELKYDVDFSNWHNVVGTGYQHDNHEGKRYRKIGNDWVLNGFRFADVTNKKTRVFDTLSYKFTDAHKLSLALNYDWMKSNLNDLNTVYNGASAINTVAKLIKQIYGKDFDGNIKQNGLSASLKYDFTPNKQDNYYVAIESLYRMPSNMERFSSLYGPTTRGWISNPFIKPERHNRVNLGFTYKSEFYKEYMSSRQGEDSFSVGGHFIADDAQDLIIYDRRHSVAALPINKNAVITRNVDARIYSVNLRGEYNFARNFGLKTLLFYNYGQNKTDGRPLYQIRPFEANLAFDYKDYASFGSYNIGTAVRYVAKQNRGDFDKSTGFGIDKREAAKSFTTMDVYGGFEFKNSWGVRLGVTNIFDKDYAEFISGEHVGALDPDPVVRAPGRAVFVSFHSSF from the coding sequence ATGAGATTAGCTATCAGTCTGGCTGCGGCTGCGACGGCGCTGCTCGCAAACGGCGCAAATCCCGACGTCATAAAGCCGATAAAGGATTTTACGCCTCCACCGCCATATACGCCAAACATCGCCCAAAGCGCATTACCCGAAAATCAATTCGACCGCGCGCCAAGGGATGATTATTTTTTCGTGACGGATTTGCTCGATAATTCGATGGATAAATTTCACGTCGCGGGCGGATTTTACGGCAGGACGTTTTACGGCTCGGGACTTTTTAAATACCGCGGCGCAAATTTCTATACGATTTTAAACGCGAACTTTTCTAAAGCCAACCGCTATAAAGACGGCGGCGGCAGAGAGTGGAACTACGGCTACGCTAGGCAAGGGCAAAGCGCGGTAGTGGGTTTCGTACCTAGCGAGCTAAGCGAGTTTAGATTTACGCTCGTGCACGATAATATCGACGACGACAAGCAGCCTCACCATACTGCCGACTCGATAAAGACGCAACGATATATCGGTAAGTTTAACGCCAGGCTAGGTAAAGAGGATTTATCTAATACGTTAAATTTTGAAATAGCATTGCGCGACGTGAGCAGAAGAAACGACAATTATCATTTGCGCCGCGTGGACCCTTTTAGTATGGTAAAGGTAGAAGTAGATAGAAAGATTATAGATACGGAGCTAAAATACGATGTTGATTTTTCAAACTGGCACAATGTGGTCGGTACAGGATATCAACACGATAATCACGAGGGCAAAAGATATCGTAAAATAGGCAATGATTGGGTTTTAAACGGCTTTAGGTTTGCAGACGTAACGAATAAAAAAACGAGAGTTTTTGATACGCTAAGCTATAAATTTACTGACGCGCACAAGCTCAGCCTAGCTCTAAACTACGACTGGATGAAGTCGAATTTAAATGATTTAAATACGGTTTATAACGGAGCAAGCGCGATAAATACCGTCGCTAAGCTTATTAAACAAATTTACGGCAAAGACTTTGACGGCAATATAAAACAGAATGGCTTAAGCGCTAGCCTAAAATACGACTTCACGCCCAATAAGCAAGATAATTACTATGTGGCTATAGAGAGTCTTTATCGTATGCCGAGCAATATGGAACGCTTTAGCAGTCTCTATGGGCCGACTACTAGAGGCTGGATCAGCAATCCGTTTATTAAGCCTGAGCGCCACAACCGCGTAAATTTGGGCTTTACTTATAAGAGCGAATTTTATAAAGAATACATGAGTTCGCGTCAGGGCGAGGATAGCTTTAGCGTGGGCGGGCACTTTATCGCAGACGACGCGCAGGATCTGATTATCTACGATCGTCGCCACTCTGTCGCGGCCTTGCCGATAAATAAAAACGCCGTTATCACGCGCAACGTCGATGCTAGAATTTACAGCGTAAATTTGCGCGGCGAGTATAATTTCGCGCGAAATTTCGGGTTAAAAACATTGCTATTTTACAACTATGGACAAAACAAAACCGACGGCAGACCGCTCTATCAGATCCGCCCGTTTGAGGCAAATTTGGCATTTGATTACAAAGACTACGCGAGCTTTGGCAGCTACAACATCGGCACCGCGGTGCGCTACGTGGCAAAGCAAAATAGGGGAGATTTCGATAAATCCACTGGCTTTGGCATCGACAAGCGCGAAGCGGCCAAGAGCTTTACGACGATGGACGTTTACGGCGGATTTGAGTTTAAAAATAGCTGGGGCGTGAGGCTTGGGGTCACAAATATATTTGATAAAGATTACGCCGAGTTTATTAGCGGCGAGCACGTAGGTGCGCTAGATCCAGATCCGGTGGTGCGTGCGCCGGGGAGGGCGGTGTTTGTCAGTTTTCACTCTAGTTTTTAA
- a CDS encoding ParA family protein, which translates to MRIAIINSKGGVGKTPLAFSLAKDLGLNLQTNDNSVITQIYDKAVFSNPCKLADNTVYDFGGFVAPGVLSILKECNIVIMPVTPKINSVFKAAETYNQIKDYTKNMMVLVTDVVNKGDLGTIIEALKGAGFKNDVEYMLLKRSAIFENAIANGMSFAELYNQNGLSRSQYKDFYLQYYKIIEYIKNKA; encoded by the coding sequence ATGAGAATAGCGATAATTAATTCTAAAGGTGGAGTAGGCAAAACGCCTTTGGCTTTTAGTTTGGCAAAAGATCTGGGCTTAAATTTACAGACCAATGATAATTCTGTAATTACTCAGATATACGATAAAGCCGTGTTTTCTAATCCTTGTAAACTAGCAGATAATACAGTGTATGATTTTGGCGGTTTTGTAGCTCCTGGGGTGTTAAGTATACTAAAAGAGTGCAATATTGTAATCATGCCAGTTACTCCAAAAATAAACTCTGTTTTTAAAGCCGCAGAAACCTATAATCAAATAAAAGACTATACTAAAAATATGATGGTTTTGGTGACGGACGTTGTGAACAAGGGAGATCTGGGAACTATTATAGAGGCCTTGAAGGGAGCTGGATTTAAAAACGACGTCGAATACATGCTTTTAAAAAGATCGGCGATATTTGAAAACGCTATTGCAAACGGCATGAGCTTTGCAGAGCTCTATAATCAAAACGGTTTATCAAGATCACAGTATAAAGACTTCTATTTGCAATACTATAAAATTATCGAGTACATAAAAAATAAGGCCTAG